A genomic stretch from Spongiibacter nanhainus includes:
- a CDS encoding peptidase M19 yields MISRTNFFLYLLIALLAGCGGSSSSDGGGGTTNPPPTPEPSLNRYALANGCYTLRPDGGALVQKASEEGYIADATLTGAERFFMRPATLGKYLFYDRDGALMTVTNNDEIAANAQPSDNAIWTLDFNDSAQTFSISTTDGSPLGLRDGRLVLGEPDDTKTAFRFDAASGCTPYPEMPVAVNGTPFRGNGIDKPLVGFADIHTHMGMSSEMSYAGNVGPSAGGVLYGEVIHRFGVAHALDDCQDIHGPQGIRDANNILEGDPTGNHNTEGWPTFIDWPARNFLTHQVMYYKWVERAYLSGLRLMVNHGTNIKALCEVGKTYSLTPTADCNDMSVAIKQVEYLYEVQDYVDAQSGGPGEGWFRIVTSPQQAREVINDGKLAVVLGVEVAQVFNCGVTILPDGSEQRQCDTAQIDSEIQRLWDLGVRHVYPYHDINSSLGGTGIFSGDVINFLNFLDTGQFWETTECRSYPEDEPSVREPGVEMTTALPGTGNDPLTQALFDAGGGILPVYPEGVRCNARTVTELGDYAMRALMTRGMVIDIDHAAYHSKDIMLDIAEELEPAYPMASSHDAHGGLTSDQAIRMLADGGVIYPYKGTGVKHREFLEKLKFWRQQAGVESTVLGLGYGADGNGFGGHPGPRGGDAEPVRYPFTLFQGSEWGPQFDNIEPVTVDLLTIPESGKFWHIDEVGMAHYGLVADFVEEVRLEGGREALDALFNSAEAYVQMWERAYHHPGTSN; encoded by the coding sequence ATGATTAGTCGCACCAATTTCTTCCTTTACCTTTTGATAGCGCTGCTTGCCGGCTGCGGCGGTTCGAGCTCCTCCGACGGCGGTGGTGGCACCACTAACCCGCCGCCTACTCCAGAGCCATCGCTGAATCGCTACGCGCTGGCCAACGGTTGCTACACCTTGAGACCCGATGGCGGCGCACTGGTGCAAAAAGCAAGCGAAGAGGGATATATCGCCGACGCCACGCTCACCGGCGCAGAGCGCTTCTTTATGCGCCCCGCCACCCTGGGCAAATACCTGTTTTACGATCGCGACGGCGCCTTGATGACGGTGACAAACAACGACGAGATCGCCGCCAATGCACAGCCCTCTGACAACGCGATCTGGACCCTTGACTTTAACGACAGCGCACAGACTTTCTCGATCAGCACCACGGATGGTTCGCCACTTGGGCTTCGCGATGGTCGCTTGGTGCTCGGCGAACCTGACGATACAAAAACGGCCTTCCGTTTTGATGCCGCGTCAGGCTGCACCCCCTACCCGGAGATGCCGGTAGCCGTTAACGGCACACCGTTTCGCGGCAACGGCATAGACAAACCGCTGGTGGGCTTTGCCGATATCCATACCCACATGGGCATGTCCAGCGAGATGTCCTATGCAGGTAACGTCGGTCCCTCTGCGGGTGGCGTGCTCTACGGCGAAGTTATCCACCGTTTCGGGGTGGCCCACGCGCTGGACGACTGCCAGGATATCCACGGCCCCCAGGGCATCCGGGATGCCAACAATATTCTCGAAGGCGACCCCACCGGCAACCACAACACCGAGGGCTGGCCGACCTTTATCGATTGGCCGGCGAGAAATTTTCTGACTCACCAGGTGATGTACTACAAATGGGTAGAGCGGGCTTATCTGTCGGGCCTGCGGCTGATGGTTAACCACGGCACCAATATCAAAGCCCTGTGTGAGGTCGGCAAGACCTATTCGCTCACGCCCACCGCTGACTGCAATGATATGAGTGTTGCTATCAAACAAGTCGAGTACCTCTACGAAGTGCAGGACTACGTCGACGCCCAATCCGGCGGCCCCGGCGAGGGCTGGTTCCGGATTGTCACCAGCCCACAGCAGGCCCGGGAAGTGATCAACGACGGCAAGCTCGCCGTCGTGCTGGGTGTCGAAGTGGCCCAGGTCTTCAATTGCGGGGTCACCATCCTTCCCGATGGCAGCGAACAGCGCCAGTGCGATACCGCCCAGATCGATAGCGAAATACAGCGCTTGTGGGATCTTGGGGTGCGCCACGTTTACCCCTATCACGATATCAACTCGTCCCTGGGCGGCACCGGGATCTTCAGCGGTGACGTGATTAACTTTCTCAACTTTCTGGACACCGGCCAGTTCTGGGAGACCACCGAGTGCCGCAGTTACCCGGAAGACGAACCATCGGTGCGGGAGCCCGGGGTGGAGATGACCACGGCCCTTCCCGGCACGGGTAACGATCCACTGACCCAAGCACTGTTTGACGCTGGTGGCGGAATCCTGCCTGTTTATCCAGAAGGGGTGCGCTGCAATGCCCGCACCGTTACCGAACTGGGTGACTATGCCATGCGGGCCTTGATGACCCGGGGAATGGTGATCGATATCGACCACGCCGCCTACCATAGCAAGGACATCATGCTGGATATTGCCGAGGAGCTTGAACCCGCCTACCCCATGGCCTCGTCCCACGATGCCCACGGCGGTCTGACCAGCGATCAGGCCATCCGTATGCTGGCCGACGGCGGCGTCATTTATCCCTACAAAGGCACTGGCGTTAAGCATCGGGAATTCCTGGAGAAGCTGAAATTCTGGCGTCAGCAGGCCGGTGTCGAGTCCACCGTGCTGGGTCTGGGTTACGGCGCCGATGGCAACGGCTTTGGCGGCCACCCCGGCCCTCGGGGCGGCGACGCCGAGCCGGTGCGCTACCCCTTTACGCTGTTCCAGGGCAGTGAATGGGGCCCACAGTTCGATAATATCGAGCCGGTGACTGTCGACCTGCTAACCATCCCGGAGAGCGGCAAATTCTGGCATATCGACGAGGTGGGCATGGCCCACTATGGTCTGGTGGCCGACTTCGTCGAGGAGGTTCGCCTCGAGGGCGGCCGAGAGGCCCTGGATGCGCTGTTTAACTCCGCCGAGGCCTACGTACAGATGTGGGAACGGGCCTACCACCATCCGGGCACCTCAAATTAA
- a CDS encoding di-heme oxidoredictase family protein yields MSMAQANTGGGDTTVSAAHQQAFSLPAANMPMAERLNFSVGNSFFRNPWVTAPASTTARDGLGPLFNTNGCQNCHIRDGRGHPPEFDGDNAVSMLVRLSVPAESEEDKATLKRLGVIPEPRYGDQLQDFAIPGTKPEGKVAIHYDTLNRRLADGTEVELRQPTVEITELNYGPLADDVRLSARIAPPMIGLGLLAAIPEQTLRSYADPEDKDADGISGRLNRVWSAELQKTVIGRFGWKAGQPSLRQQNAAAFHGDMGLTTSLFSDIPCGPTQTTCRAAPDGGEPEVSDNILDKVTFYTANLAVPARRNADDSNVKAGQRLFRHAGCQSCHIEKVSTGSSPHPWLREQVISPYTDLLLHDMGEGLADHRSEFLASGREWRTPPLWGIGLTDTVSGNAYYLHDGRARTLLEAILWHGGEAEQSRIKVEAMTQKERDTLVAFLKSL; encoded by the coding sequence ATGAGTATGGCCCAGGCCAACACCGGTGGCGGCGATACTACCGTTAGCGCCGCGCATCAACAGGCCTTCTCCCTACCCGCCGCCAACATGCCCATGGCCGAGCGCCTTAACTTCAGTGTTGGTAACAGTTTTTTCCGCAACCCCTGGGTAACAGCGCCGGCCAGCACCACCGCCAGGGACGGGCTGGGGCCGCTGTTTAACACCAACGGCTGCCAAAACTGCCATATTCGCGATGGTCGCGGGCATCCGCCGGAGTTTGATGGCGACAACGCCGTCTCTATGTTGGTTCGCCTTAGCGTCCCCGCCGAGTCTGAGGAGGACAAGGCAACACTCAAGCGCCTAGGGGTGATTCCCGAACCCCGCTACGGCGACCAATTACAGGATTTCGCGATCCCCGGTACCAAGCCAGAGGGCAAAGTGGCCATTCACTACGACACGCTGAACCGCCGCCTGGCAGACGGTACCGAGGTAGAGCTGCGTCAACCTACCGTGGAAATCACCGAGCTGAATTACGGCCCACTGGCAGATGATGTTCGCCTCTCCGCCCGTATTGCTCCGCCCATGATTGGGCTGGGACTCCTGGCAGCGATTCCTGAGCAGACTTTACGGTCTTATGCCGACCCCGAGGACAAAGACGCTGACGGCATCTCCGGGCGTCTCAATCGGGTATGGTCTGCAGAACTGCAAAAAACTGTGATAGGGCGCTTTGGTTGGAAGGCGGGACAGCCCAGCCTTCGTCAACAAAATGCCGCGGCGTTCCATGGCGATATGGGTCTCACCACATCCCTGTTTTCCGACATTCCCTGCGGGCCCACTCAAACCACATGCCGAGCAGCCCCCGACGGTGGTGAGCCAGAAGTCAGCGACAACATCTTGGACAAGGTGACTTTTTATACCGCTAACCTTGCCGTGCCTGCCCGCCGCAACGCGGACGACTCGAACGTTAAAGCCGGCCAGCGCCTGTTTCGACACGCCGGCTGCCAAAGCTGTCACATAGAAAAAGTATCTACCGGCTCATCGCCTCACCCCTGGTTGAGGGAGCAAGTTATTTCGCCCTACACAGATTTGCTGCTACACGATATGGGCGAAGGTCTGGCCGATCACCGCAGCGAATTTCTCGCCTCTGGTCGGGAATGGCGAACACCGCCACTTTGGGGAATAGGCTTAACCGATACCGTTTCCGGCAATGCCTACTACCTCCACGATGGCCGCGCTCGGACTTTGCTTGAGGCAATTCTATGGCACGGTGGTGAGGCGGAGCAAAGCCGGATAAAGGTGGAAGCCATGACTCAGAAAGAACGGGACACACTGGTGGCGTTTCTGAAATCGTTGTAA